The Crocosphaera subtropica ATCC 51142 genome includes a window with the following:
- a CDS encoding mechanosensitive ion channel family protein, whose translation MNKNLILDPSYFREEWLKTMVILQRPAVQVQLVAITISLIVMFLLSQWLWGKFEKRFPDISQFEERNKECYYQQCGAALLFYLLFPTFSLLVIFIINFLFLRSNLFAGYLTDTINILWIYIFYRIFLVGLYSLFNAKAVKHYHYRFFTPLFFTFIILHIIHIITDFDTIFRVSFFQLFDQSVTLGDIVVTIGGLYFWITGCSLLEKVLIYLFSKEIRTNQRAVQSISLILRYFLIGLGITLIFGYVGISPTALAAITGGLSVGIGFGLKEVISNFVSGLFLLFEGSLKPDDVISINNEMSQVKKFGIRATTVQVIKDNSEKIIPNQTFFTEEVTTFTGSDSLVYRSVIVGANYNCNPQQVIKVLLEVADNNPNILEYPRPIAFALEFGDSSINFELKFWLDNPLITKRVTSSLICDIWKAFKKNDIEIPYPQRDLHIINSLQTDSHKVTDIPK comes from the coding sequence ATGAATAAAAATCTTATTCTTGACCCTAGTTATTTCAGGGAAGAATGGTTGAAAACTATGGTTATTTTACAACGTCCAGCTGTCCAAGTCCAATTAGTTGCAATTACTATTTCTCTTATTGTTATGTTTCTGCTTTCTCAATGGTTATGGGGAAAATTTGAAAAGCGATTTCCTGATATTAGTCAGTTTGAAGAAAGAAATAAAGAATGTTATTATCAACAGTGTGGTGCAGCTTTGTTGTTCTATCTTCTTTTTCCAACGTTTAGTTTACTTGTTATTTTTATAATAAACTTTCTTTTCTTGAGAAGTAACTTATTTGCCGGGTATTTAACTGATACAATTAATATTTTATGGATCTACATTTTTTATAGAATATTTTTAGTTGGGCTGTATAGTTTATTTAATGCTAAAGCAGTTAAACATTATCATTATCGCTTTTTTACCCCCTTGTTTTTTACCTTCATTATCTTACATATCATTCATATTATTACTGATTTTGACACCATATTTAGAGTTTCTTTTTTTCAATTATTTGATCAGTCTGTAACATTAGGTGATATTGTTGTTACCATAGGCGGACTTTATTTTTGGATAACAGGATGTTCCTTATTAGAAAAAGTCTTGATCTATCTTTTTTCTAAGGAAATACGCACTAATCAAAGGGCTGTTCAATCAATTTCTTTGATTCTCCGTTACTTTTTAATTGGATTAGGAATTACGCTAATTTTCGGTTATGTTGGTATTAGTCCTACTGCGTTAGCTGCTATTACGGGTGGCTTATCTGTGGGTATTGGTTTCGGATTAAAAGAAGTAATTAGTAACTTTGTTAGTGGTTTATTTTTGTTGTTTGAAGGGTCGTTAAAACCCGATGATGTTATTAGTATTAATAATGAAATGAGTCAGGTTAAAAAGTTTGGTATTAGGGCAACGACAGTTCAAGTTATTAAAGATAATTCTGAGAAAATTATTCCTAATCAAACGTTTTTTACTGAAGAAGTAACTACATTTACAGGAAGTGATTCGTTAGTATATCGTTCTGTTATAGTTGGTGCAAACTATAATTGTAATCCTCAACAAGTCATTAAAGTTTTATTGGAAGTTGCTGATAATAATCCTAATATTTTAGAGTATCCTAGACCGATTGCTTTCGCTCTTGAATTTGGGGATTCTAGTATTAATTTTGAACTGAAATTTTGGCTTGATAATCCTTTAATTACTAAACGAGTAACCAGTAGTTTGATTTGTGATATTTGGAAAGCGTTTAAGAAAAATGATATTGAGATTCCTTATCCTCAACGAGATTTACATATTATTAATAGTCTTCAAACTGATAGTCATAAGGTTACAGATATCCCTAAATAA
- the queG gene encoding tRNA epoxyqueuosine(34) reductase QueG, whose product MQELTEKIKQKAIEIGFHKVGIAKVDTEYQDNAVNRLQAWLRLGYQADMAWMNNPKRFDIRQCMPEVQSVISVALNYYTPHQQSEDKKHGKISRYGWGRDYHKVMQKKLKALSQWLDDQDDNMKTRYYVDTGPVQDKVWAQRAGIGWIAKNSNVITREYGSWVFLGEILTNLNLIPDPPHTEHCGTCTRCIEACPTNAIARPFVVDANRCIAYHTIENRAEKLPEAIADNLQEWVAGCDICQEVCPWNQRFAQETDIPDFQPYSGNIAPDLEQLADMTEEQWQQQFPASALRRIKPTMWQRNARANLEE is encoded by the coding sequence ATGCAAGAACTAACCGAAAAAATCAAACAAAAAGCCATTGAAATCGGCTTTCACAAAGTTGGTATTGCTAAAGTTGATACTGAGTATCAAGATAATGCGGTGAATCGTCTTCAAGCTTGGTTAAGGTTAGGTTATCAAGCAGATATGGCATGGATGAATAACCCAAAACGATTTGATATTCGTCAATGTATGCCAGAGGTTCAATCAGTCATTTCCGTTGCTCTTAATTATTATACGCCTCATCAACAGTCTGAGGATAAAAAACATGGAAAAATCTCTCGTTACGGATGGGGAAGAGATTACCATAAAGTAATGCAAAAAAAGCTCAAAGCTTTGAGTCAATGGTTAGATGATCAAGATGATAATATGAAAACTCGTTATTATGTTGATACAGGACCCGTTCAAGACAAAGTTTGGGCGCAGCGAGCAGGAATTGGTTGGATTGCTAAAAATAGTAATGTTATCACCAGAGAGTATGGAAGTTGGGTTTTTTTAGGGGAAATTTTAACGAATTTGAACTTAATTCCTGATCCCCCTCATACAGAACATTGTGGCACTTGTACCCGATGTATAGAAGCGTGTCCTACTAATGCGATCGCTCGTCCTTTTGTGGTAGATGCTAATCGTTGTATTGCTTACCATACTATCGAAAATCGAGCCGAGAAGCTTCCTGAAGCTATCGCCGATAATTTACAGGAATGGGTGGCAGGGTGTGATATTTGTCAAGAGGTGTGTCCTTGGAATCAGCGATTTGCTCAAGAAACGGATATCCCAGATTTTCAACCCTATTCTGGAAATATTGCCCCAGACTTAGAACAATTAGCCGATATGACGGAGGAACAATGGCAACAACAATTTCCGGCCTCAGCATTGAGAAGAATCAAACCGACTATGTGGCAACGGAATGCTCGTGCTAACCTAGAAGAATAG
- a CDS encoding tetratricopeptide repeat protein, with translation MLNKLRDQTVFKRNWLLSLLVSVGVWQFSVPVRGQMLLPYTPQLNTEELKQQGLEVAEEAAQLIRFQQHELALSRAKLATQLAPNEYQPWFILGTLYIIKQELEPGVNALEKALALQPEEVGIKFTLGNAYFQQGKYKQAATELEEGLNIKSDVPSAQFDLGNAYFKLGRMGEAIAVYQKAIDQQEDFWPAINNIGLIKYEQGNIKDAIKHWEQALEIDPEQAEPKLALGVALYVQGQKEQGLELGKTALQLDSNYGELQHLKDNLWGEKLLKDTQTFLTTPQMRSVLSQLQQE, from the coding sequence ATGTTAAACAAACTTAGAGATCAAACTGTGTTTAAACGTAATTGGTTACTTTCTTTATTGGTGAGTGTAGGAGTTTGGCAGTTCAGCGTTCCCGTTAGGGGACAAATGCTTTTACCCTATACCCCTCAACTGAATACAGAAGAACTGAAACAACAAGGCTTAGAAGTGGCTGAAGAAGCAGCCCAATTAATCCGCTTTCAACAACATGAGTTAGCCTTATCACGGGCAAAATTAGCGACTCAGTTAGCCCCGAATGAGTATCAACCTTGGTTTATTTTAGGAACATTATATATTATCAAACAAGAGTTAGAACCTGGGGTTAACGCTTTAGAAAAAGCCTTAGCCCTACAACCTGAAGAAGTGGGCATTAAATTTACGCTAGGAAATGCCTATTTTCAACAAGGAAAATATAAACAAGCAGCCACTGAATTAGAAGAAGGATTAAACATCAAATCCGATGTGCCTTCTGCTCAGTTTGACTTAGGAAATGCTTATTTTAAATTAGGACGAATGGGGGAAGCGATCGCCGTTTATCAAAAAGCAATTGATCAACAAGAAGATTTTTGGCCAGCGATTAATAATATTGGTTTAATTAAGTACGAACAGGGAAATATTAAAGACGCGATCAAACATTGGGAACAAGCTTTAGAAATTGATCCCGAACAAGCAGAACCTAAACTAGCATTAGGGGTTGCTCTTTATGTTCAAGGCCAAAAAGAACAGGGACTTGAATTGGGAAAAACAGCCCTTCAATTAGATAGTAATTATGGAGAATTACAACATCTGAAAGACAATCTCTGGGGAGAAAAATTACTCAAAGATACACAAACATTTTTAACGACACCCCAGATGCGGTCTGTCCTTAGTCAACTACAACAAGAGTAG
- a CDS encoding DUF7219 family protein: MASNQDKDDFFHPRYPYRGEVKPENIVFNANLQEFAQEVSYICNLETAGKIKPGQAYHKIKDLWKKLKLSKEELKIGDNLFNQEFDDNDDDSTENDKS, encoded by the coding sequence ATGGCATCAAATCAAGATAAAGATGACTTCTTCCATCCCCGTTATCCTTATCGGGGGGAAGTTAAACCGGAAAATATAGTTTTTAATGCTAATTTGCAAGAGTTTGCACAAGAAGTTAGCTATATTTGTAACTTAGAAACAGCCGGAAAAATTAAACCTGGACAAGCCTATCATAAAATAAAAGACCTTTGGAAAAAACTTAAACTATCTAAAGAGGAATTAAAAATAGGAGACAATTTATTTAATCAAGAGTTTGATGACAATGATGACGACAGCACAGAAAATGATAAATCCTGA
- the hpnI gene encoding bacteriohopanetetrol glucosamine biosynthesis glycosyltransferase HpnI, translating into MVNNFFNNLQYLCWLPITSGAIFSMVTVTTVQRFFQHSPKEYNFTPPVSVLKPVRGLEKNLKRNLTTIATQDYPNYQVVYSVQDAQDPAYPLLKEIQREFGSDRISVVISTVEAGANGKVNNLLGAMQEARHDIIIISDSDTYLRPDYIKNIVNPLANPNVGCVCTPFKVTQADSWYEKMELLTMNADFMPSVMFAEVTGASNSCLGPSIAIRRSTLDKLGGLESLADYLVEDYEIGRRVWTSGQKMVLLPYMIDVVVDLSSWKNWWSHQVYWDQNTYLARPSAFISTILIRSIPFALLFALLRWDIIGLGVLVATICIRIITAMMVAQEMGDKETIKSLYLLPFRDAVGLIFWGLAFTQRTVIWRGVEFKLTSHGKMVKHRLIQN; encoded by the coding sequence TTGGTAAACAATTTCTTTAATAACCTACAGTATCTCTGTTGGCTACCCATTACTAGCGGAGCCATTTTTTCTATGGTGACTGTAACAACCGTTCAACGATTTTTCCAACACTCACCTAAAGAATATAACTTCACCCCCCCAGTATCTGTCTTGAAACCCGTGCGGGGTTTAGAAAAAAATCTTAAACGCAATTTAACAACGATCGCCACTCAAGATTATCCCAATTATCAAGTTGTATACTCAGTTCAGGATGCTCAAGATCCAGCCTATCCTCTCTTAAAAGAGATCCAAAGAGAGTTTGGTAGCGATCGCATCTCTGTGGTGATCAGTACGGTTGAAGCAGGGGCAAACGGCAAGGTTAATAACCTGCTTGGAGCCATGCAAGAAGCCCGTCACGATATTATCATCATTAGCGATAGTGATACCTATTTACGACCTGATTATATTAAAAATATTGTTAATCCTCTAGCTAACCCCAATGTTGGCTGTGTCTGTACTCCGTTTAAAGTGACGCAAGCAGATAGTTGGTACGAAAAAATGGAACTTTTGACCATGAACGCCGACTTTATGCCCAGTGTCATGTTTGCAGAGGTAACAGGGGCTTCTAATTCTTGTTTAGGGCCATCCATTGCCATTCGTCGCTCAACCCTAGATAAATTAGGGGGTTTAGAAAGTTTAGCGGATTATTTAGTTGAAGATTATGAAATTGGACGACGGGTATGGACATCAGGACAAAAAATGGTTCTTTTACCCTATATGATCGATGTGGTAGTAGATCTAAGTAGTTGGAAAAATTGGTGGAGTCATCAGGTATATTGGGATCAAAATACCTATTTAGCTCGACCTTCCGCTTTTATTTCAACAATTCTCATTCGTTCTATTCCCTTTGCTCTACTTTTTGCCTTATTAAGATGGGACATTATCGGATTAGGAGTCTTAGTCGCTACTATTTGTATCAGAATTATCACTGCTATGATGGTAGCCCAAGAAATGGGAGATAAAGAAACAATTAAGAGTTTATATTTATTGCCGTTTCGAGATGCAGTGGGTTTAATTTTTTGGGGATTAGCTTTTACTCAACGCACTGTTATTTGGCGTGGGGTTGAATTTAAGTTAACCAGTCATGGAAAAATGGTGAAACATCGCTTAATTCAGAATTGA
- a CDS encoding response regulator, with protein MSTHKILVIDDSKVIRMRVRDMLPEGNFKVLEAKDGVEGYNLIRSEKPNLIMLDFLLPKMSGWDVYQEVQKEYDLKKIPLVLMSGRKEEVVEKLNEPFEYFSFIEKPFEKKQLLEAIKDAMAKARKHPKPKEVQGPTSQPTGNLSDTSAMAQEIISLREQVNTMQGEIDLLKKQLRQVLGFLKQKG; from the coding sequence GTGTCAACTCATAAAATACTCGTCATTGATGATAGTAAAGTGATCCGGATGCGGGTTAGAGATATGTTGCCAGAAGGCAATTTTAAAGTTCTTGAAGCCAAAGATGGTGTTGAAGGATACAATCTGATCCGTAGCGAAAAACCTAACCTCATCATGTTAGATTTCCTTCTCCCCAAAATGAGTGGTTGGGATGTTTACCAGGAAGTGCAAAAAGAATATGATCTCAAAAAAATTCCCCTGGTCTTGATGTCAGGACGAAAAGAGGAGGTAGTTGAAAAACTGAATGAACCCTTTGAATATTTTTCTTTTATTGAGAAACCTTTCGAGAAAAAGCAGCTACTTGAGGCCATTAAAGATGCGATGGCCAAAGCAAGAAAGCATCCGAAACCCAAAGAAGTACAAGGACCGACTTCTCAACCCACAGGGAATTTAAGCGATACCTCTGCTATGGCCCAAGAAATCATTTCTCTTCGTGAACAAGTGAATACCATGCAAGGGGAAATTGATCTACTCAAGAAACAGCTAAGACAAGTTTTAGGTTTCCTCAAACAAAAAGGGTAG
- a CDS encoding sugar ABC transporter substrate-binding protein, with protein MKVKNLFFSIILITLLLINACASHPINKLETKKVSPKGAILLWVEMPLGLTEQQSIYFKDIANSAIAQFTKLNPGVKISLKFILHDEQLSKFDQDIARGAGPDIFSVSLTDDKIPSLINSGYLKNLDKENIDLSKFRPETLKQVSYQNQLYAIPVRLGTQVLCYNKNKVQETPKTLDELIIQARRGYSVGLHSNFTTAFWGTGAFGGQLFDESGRIILGENQGWVQWMKWLKNAQNEPNVYLIEDAETLQEAFIQERLTYMTCVSSWLPILSEALDTNNIGVALLPGQENQPATPPLWTVGLIFNRASSENQHQLALKIAQFLTNTQYQQQLQVKAPFLIPVNKNAKVDSSLFPKQAVLFEQSKRGIILSLDQLEKNKVIFEYGSVLYDQVIAGEITPEEAALQIQQAVNNQFD; from the coding sequence ATGAAAGTTAAAAATTTGTTTTTCAGTATTATATTAATAACGCTGTTATTAATTAATGCTTGTGCTAGCCATCCTATTAATAAGCTTGAGACAAAAAAAGTATCTCCGAAAGGAGCAATTTTATTATGGGTAGAGATGCCTTTAGGACTAACAGAACAACAAAGTATTTATTTTAAAGACATTGCGAATAGTGCCATAGCTCAGTTCACAAAACTGAACCCTGGAGTAAAAATATCCCTAAAATTTATCTTGCATGATGAACAGTTATCCAAGTTTGATCAAGACATCGCCAGAGGTGCCGGTCCTGATATTTTTTCAGTGTCTTTAACTGATGATAAAATTCCCTCACTTATTAATTCAGGGTACTTAAAAAATTTGGATAAAGAAAATATTGACTTATCAAAATTTCGACCAGAAACTCTTAAACAAGTTAGCTATCAAAACCAACTGTATGCTATACCTGTTCGTTTAGGAACCCAAGTTCTTTGCTATAACAAAAACAAGGTACAAGAAACACCCAAAACTTTAGATGAATTAATTATACAAGCTCGTCGAGGCTATTCCGTAGGACTCCATTCTAATTTTACTACTGCTTTTTGGGGAACAGGAGCTTTTGGAGGTCAATTATTTGATGAGTCAGGACGAATTATTTTAGGAGAAAATCAAGGGTGGGTACAGTGGATGAAATGGTTAAAAAATGCCCAAAATGAACCTAATGTTTATCTCATTGAAGATGCTGAAACCCTACAAGAAGCTTTTATTCAGGAAAGGTTAACTTATATGACTTGTGTATCCAGTTGGCTACCTATTCTTAGTGAAGCATTAGATACTAATAATATAGGTGTTGCTTTATTACCCGGTCAAGAAAATCAACCAGCCACACCTCCTTTATGGACAGTTGGTTTGATTTTTAATCGAGCTTCTAGTGAAAATCAACATCAATTAGCCTTAAAAATTGCTCAGTTTTTAACTAATACTCAATACCAACAACAACTACAGGTTAAAGCCCCGTTTTTGATTCCAGTGAATAAAAATGCTAAAGTTGATTCTAGTTTATTTCCTAAGCAAGCTGTATTATTTGAACAATCTAAAAGAGGAATTATTTTATCTTTAGACCAACTGGAAAAAAATAAAGTTATCTTTGAATATGGTTCTGTTCTTTATGACCAAGTGATAGCAGGAGAAATTACACCAGAAGAGGCTGCTTTACAAATTCAACAAGCAGTTAATAATCAATTTGATTAA
- a CDS encoding HAD-IIIC family phosphatase, protein MTLKVIVFDFDGTLADTYEAFVTIANSLSEEFGYKPVNKQEQEKLKHLSARDLIKQSEISPLKIPFVLKRVKSELTHKIKELEPIKEIPYCIKQLKKQGYTLGIITSNAEDNVLSFLENHQLEQFFDFIYAGTTLFGKHKIIKKLLKEKHLLPNEVVYIGDETRDINSAKKSQIKCVGVTWGFNSSEALAKENPDFLINSPYELITILENYRYKVLDSESRSLPLTMEEELIKNQPLLIQNE, encoded by the coding sequence ATGACACTCAAAGTAATTGTTTTTGATTTTGATGGGACTCTGGCCGATACTTATGAGGCTTTTGTTACCATTGCCAATAGTTTATCAGAAGAGTTTGGTTATAAACCTGTTAATAAACAAGAACAGGAAAAGCTTAAGCATTTAAGTGCCAGGGATCTGATTAAACAATCAGAAATCTCCCCTCTTAAGATACCTTTTGTTTTGAAGCGGGTCAAGTCTGAACTAACTCATAAAATTAAAGAACTTGAACCGATCAAGGAAATTCCTTATTGTATTAAACAATTAAAGAAGCAAGGCTATACCTTAGGAATTATCACATCGAATGCTGAAGATAATGTGCTTAGTTTTCTGGAAAATCATCAATTAGAACAATTTTTCGATTTTATTTATGCAGGAACGACTTTATTTGGTAAACATAAAATTATTAAAAAATTACTCAAAGAAAAACACCTGCTTCCTAATGAAGTTGTGTATATTGGAGATGAAACAAGAGATATTAATTCCGCTAAAAAAAGTCAGATTAAATGTGTCGGGGTCACCTGGGGATTTAACTCTAGTGAAGCATTGGCAAAAGAAAATCCCGATTTTCTCATTAACAGTCCCTATGAATTAATAACCATACTAGAGAATTATCGCTACAAAGTTTTAGATAGCGAATCTAGGAGTCTTCCCTTAACTATGGAAGAAGAATTAATCAAAAATCAACCCTTGCTAATTCAGAACGAATAG
- a CDS encoding glycosyltransferase family 2 protein, with translation MAKLGLVIIGRNEGKRLTNCLKSVLNETKNYDKTPIIYVDSGSTDDSIERAKSLGVSVISLHNDRPFTAARGRNTGCEWLLKQDPDLTYIQFMDGDCTLIAGWLEKAREMLDHDSKLAIVCGRRREQFPDATPYNRLADMEWNTPVGETKACGGDALMRVEALQQVNGFNDSLICGEEPEMCIRLRRQGWKIWRLDEDMTYHDADMTQFSQWWSRTVRSGWAIAQGMAMYGFAPEKYMVRQSISNWLWGFILPVTALGLAWWTYGLSLILFIGYPLLGWRIYRYRCACGDTHPQSSLYAFFCILGKFPQMMGQLKYWLQQWYSQPATLIEYKKSQLG, from the coding sequence ATGGCTAAATTAGGATTAGTTATTATTGGGAGAAACGAAGGAAAACGATTAACAAATTGTCTCAAATCGGTACTAAATGAGACTAAAAATTATGATAAGACACCGATTATTTATGTAGATTCTGGTTCAACCGATGATAGTATTGAAAGAGCAAAATCTCTAGGGGTATCAGTGATTTCCCTACACAATGATCGCCCATTTACAGCAGCGAGGGGACGGAATACAGGATGTGAATGGCTACTTAAACAAGATCCTGACCTAACTTATATTCAATTTATGGATGGAGACTGTACTCTTATTGCAGGGTGGCTAGAAAAAGCTAGGGAAATGCTAGATCATGACTCCAAATTAGCCATAGTTTGTGGTAGGAGACGGGAACAATTTCCTGATGCCACCCCTTATAATCGTTTAGCGGATATGGAATGGAATACGCCTGTCGGGGAAACTAAAGCCTGTGGGGGTGATGCTTTAATGAGAGTCGAAGCACTCCAACAAGTTAACGGATTTAACGATAGTTTAATTTGTGGCGAAGAACCAGAAATGTGCATTCGTTTACGTCGCCAGGGTTGGAAAATTTGGCGTTTAGATGAAGATATGACCTATCATGATGCAGACATGACCCAGTTTAGCCAGTGGTGGTCTCGTACGGTCCGAAGTGGTTGGGCTATTGCTCAAGGAATGGCTATGTATGGTTTTGCCCCTGAGAAGTATATGGTACGTCAGTCTATCAGCAATTGGTTGTGGGGATTTATACTACCCGTGACAGCCTTGGGGTTAGCTTGGTGGACCTACGGCTTAAGCCTGATTTTATTCATAGGATATCCCCTCTTAGGATGGCGTATTTATCGATATCGTTGCGCTTGTGGGGATACACACCCCCAAAGTTCCTTATATGCTTTCTTTTGTATCTTAGGGAAATTTCCCCAGATGATGGGTCAACTGAAATATTGGCTTCAACAATGGTACAGTCAACCTGCCACTTTGATTGAATATAAAAAATCTCAGTTGGGATAA
- the gyrB gene encoding DNA topoisomerase (ATP-hydrolyzing) subunit B — MTTKSNYGAEQIQVLEGLEPVRKRPGMYIGTTGPRGLHHLVYEVVDNSIDEALAGYCTHIEIDINPDGSVTVTDDGRGIPTDIHPSTGKSALETVMTVLHAGGKFGGGGYKVSGGLHGVGVSVVNALSEWVIVKVWRDDEVHTQRYERGIPITNLETKPDKNHSTGTSISFLPDKKIFTVGIEFDYSTLAGRLRELAYLNAGVRITFTDNRKEEPHVESYCYEGGIKEYVTYMCRDKDPLHQDIIFVSGEKNGTQVEVALLWCVDAYSDNLLGFANNIRTIDGGTHLEGLKTVLTRTMNNVARKRNKLKDNDANLGGENVREGLTGVISVKVPEPEFEGQTKTKLGNTEVRGIVDSLVGEVLTEYLEFNPHVADSIIEKAVQAFKAAEAARRARELVRRKSVLESSPLPGKLADCSTRDPEESEIFLVEGDSAGGSAKQGRDRRFQAILPLRGKIINIEKTDDARIYKNNEIQSLITALGLGIKGEEFDPAQLRYHRIVIMTDADVDGAHIRTLLLTFFYRYQRALVDQGYVYIACPPLYKVERGRNHVYCYNERQLQEHINSLPANANYSIQRFKGLGEMMPTQLWDTTMNPETRRMKQVEIEDAAEADRIFTILMGDRVAPRREFIETYGPKLDLNDLDI, encoded by the coding sequence ATGACCACGAAAAGTAATTACGGTGCAGAGCAAATTCAAGTTCTTGAAGGGTTAGAACCCGTCCGCAAGCGTCCAGGGATGTACATTGGAACCACTGGGCCCAGAGGACTCCATCACCTCGTCTACGAAGTTGTGGATAATTCTATTGATGAGGCTTTAGCTGGTTATTGCACCCATATCGAAATTGATATTAACCCTGATGGTTCAGTGACAGTAACGGATGATGGTCGAGGGATTCCTACCGACATTCATCCTAGCACGGGAAAGTCTGCCCTAGAAACCGTAATGACCGTTCTTCATGCTGGTGGAAAATTTGGAGGCGGTGGTTATAAAGTTTCAGGGGGGTTACACGGGGTTGGTGTTTCCGTCGTCAATGCGTTATCAGAATGGGTTATTGTTAAAGTTTGGCGAGATGATGAGGTTCATACTCAACGATATGAACGGGGAATTCCCATTACCAATTTAGAAACCAAACCGGATAAAAACCACTCCACCGGCACATCCATTTCTTTCTTACCTGATAAAAAAATATTTACCGTAGGGATTGAATTTGATTATAGTACCTTGGCAGGAAGATTAAGAGAATTAGCCTATCTTAACGCAGGGGTAAGAATCACCTTTACGGATAATCGAAAAGAAGAACCCCATGTAGAAAGTTATTGCTACGAAGGGGGAATTAAAGAATATGTCACTTATATGTGTCGGGATAAAGATCCCCTCCATCAAGATATTATTTTCGTTTCAGGAGAAAAGAACGGAACCCAAGTGGAAGTTGCGTTACTCTGGTGTGTGGATGCTTATAGCGATAACTTATTAGGGTTTGCCAATAATATTCGCACCATTGATGGCGGAACTCATTTAGAAGGGTTAAAAACTGTTCTTACCCGAACCATGAATAATGTTGCTCGTAAACGCAACAAATTAAAAGATAACGATGCTAACTTAGGGGGGGAAAACGTCCGAGAGGGGTTAACCGGTGTCATTTCTGTTAAGGTTCCTGAACCAGAATTTGAAGGACAAACGAAAACCAAATTAGGGAATACAGAAGTTAGGGGTATTGTTGATTCTTTGGTGGGAGAAGTATTAACAGAATACTTGGAATTTAACCCCCATGTTGCTGATAGCATTATTGAAAAAGCGGTTCAAGCTTTCAAGGCAGCAGAAGCAGCCAGACGGGCCCGAGAATTAGTGCGTCGTAAGTCCGTTTTAGAGTCTTCTCCCTTACCCGGAAAATTAGCAGATTGTAGTACCAGAGATCCCGAAGAATCAGAAATTTTCTTAGTGGAAGGAGACTCCGCCGGCGGATCAGCTAAACAAGGAAGAGATCGGCGGTTTCAGGCTATTTTACCCCTGCGAGGTAAGATTATTAATATTGAAAAAACCGATGACGCAAGAATCTACAAAAATAACGAGATTCAATCTTTGATTACGGCGTTAGGGTTAGGCATCAAAGGAGAAGAATTCGATCCCGCACAATTGCGTTATCATCGTATCGTGATTATGACCGATGCTGATGTAGATGGGGCCCATATTCGGACTTTATTATTAACCTTTTTCTATCGCTATCAACGGGCATTAGTGGATCAAGGCTATGTGTATATTGCTTGTCCTCCTTTGTATAAAGTAGAGAGAGGGCGCAACCATGTCTATTGTTACAACGAACGACAATTACAAGAGCATATTAATAGTTTACCGGCTAATGCTAATTACAGTATTCAACGGTTTAAAGGGTTAGGAGAAATGATGCCTACCCAACTTTGGGACACAACCATGAACCCAGAAACTCGTCGCATGAAACAGGTAGAAATTGAAGACGCAGCCGAAGCCGATCGCATCTTTACAATATTAATGGGCGATCGGGTTGCCCCACGACGGGAGTTTATCGAAACCTATGGACCGAAGTTGGATCTTAATGACTTAGATATCTAA